From Paenibacillus graminis, a single genomic window includes:
- a CDS encoding thiamine phosphate synthase produces the protein MAEIHLISDGRLAPGEFINLAAAVYPLVDYIHLREKHRSALELLDMAKQLLLAGVPASSLVINDRLDVALAAGAGAVQLAWNSLPPAAARAAAPRLRLGRSVHSAAEAAEAGLQGADYCLFGHVFPTACKPGQQERGLGLLGEAVRCSRIPLIAIGGIEPGNAGQVIRQGAAGIAVMSGICGAGDAVSAARAYRLAVQEA, from the coding sequence GTGGCGGAGATTCATTTGATCTCGGACGGAAGGCTTGCGCCGGGAGAATTCATTAACCTTGCTGCGGCTGTATATCCGCTCGTGGACTACATCCATCTGCGGGAAAAGCACCGGTCTGCCCTGGAACTGCTGGACATGGCGAAGCAGCTGCTGCTTGCGGGGGTTCCCGCTTCCAGCCTAGTCATCAATGACCGGCTGGATGTTGCGCTGGCCGCTGGTGCAGGCGCTGTTCAGCTGGCCTGGAACAGCCTGCCGCCGGCTGCAGCCCGTGCCGCCGCTCCCCGCCTGCGGCTGGGCAGGTCGGTGCATTCCGCGGCGGAAGCTGCGGAAGCGGGCCTGCAGGGGGCCGACTATTGCCTGTTCGGCCATGTTTTTCCTACCGCCTGCAAACCCGGCCAGCAGGAGCGCGGTTTGGGGCTGCTGGGGGAAGCGGTGCGCTGCAGCCGTATTCCGCTGATTGCCATCGGCGGCATAGAGCCGGGCAATGCCGGTCAGGTGATCCGGCAAGGGGCAGCCGGGATTGCAGTCATGTCCGGCATTTGTGGTGCCGGAGACGCTGTATCCGCTGCGCGTGCTTACCGGTTGGCGGTCCAGGAGGCTTAA
- the thiS gene encoding sulfur carrier protein ThiS: MNLIINGKALEIAEDCRTVADLLSRPEWSGRLVIVERNGEIVNREHYGETSFCEGDRLELVHFVGGG; encoded by the coding sequence ATGAATCTGATCATCAATGGCAAAGCCCTGGAGATTGCGGAAGACTGCCGGACGGTAGCTGACCTGCTCAGCCGGCCCGAATGGAGCGGACGGCTTGTGATCGTGGAGCGCAATGGTGAAATTGTGAACAGGGAGCATTACGGCGAGACATCGTTCTGTGAAGGTGACCGGCTGGAGCTGGTGCATTTTGTAGGCGGGGGCTGA
- a CDS encoding thiazole synthase: protein MLDPFVIGGITLSSRLFIGTGKYSRNTLIPEVVASSGSQVITVALRRIDPESRDNIVSHIPPHMTLLPNTSGARTAEEAVRIARLARAAGLGNWVKIEVINDQKYLLPDNLETIRATEILAAEGFVVLPYMSPDLSAAIRMKEAGAAAVMPLGSPIGSNRGLRTKELLRILISEVDLPVIVDAGIGRPSEAAEAMELGASAVLLNTAIATARDPLLMAEAFREAVSSGRKAYLAGLGPVEETAVASSPLTGFLK, encoded by the coding sequence ATGTTAGATCCATTTGTGATTGGCGGTATTACGTTATCAAGCCGGCTGTTCATCGGCACCGGCAAATACAGCCGGAATACACTGATTCCCGAGGTGGTTGCGTCTTCAGGCTCACAAGTGATCACGGTTGCCCTTCGCCGCATAGATCCGGAGAGCCGCGACAATATTGTCAGCCATATTCCTCCCCATATGACCCTGCTGCCTAATACATCGGGGGCGCGCACCGCCGAGGAAGCCGTGCGGATCGCCAGACTGGCCAGAGCCGCAGGCCTTGGCAACTGGGTCAAGATTGAGGTCATTAACGATCAGAAATATCTGCTGCCGGATAATCTTGAGACCATCCGCGCTACGGAGATACTTGCCGCCGAAGGTTTTGTGGTGCTGCCGTATATGAGCCCGGACCTCTCCGCTGCAATTCGAATGAAAGAGGCTGGAGCTGCCGCGGTTATGCCGCTTGGCTCGCCTATCGGCTCCAACCGCGGCCTGCGGACCAAAGAGCTGCTCCGCATTCTCATCTCTGAGGTGGATCTTCCGGTTATTGTTGACGCCGGTATCGGCCGACCGTCCGAAGCGGCGGAAGCTATGGAGCTGGGGGCCTCCGCTGTGCTGCTCAATACGGCTATCGCTACTGCCCGTGATCCGCTGCTGATGGCCGAAGCCTTCCGCGAAGCCGTATCTTCAGGCCGCAAGGCCTATTTGGCCGGGCTCGGTCCGGTGGAAGAGACGGCGGTCGCGTCTTCGCCTTTGACCGGATTTCTGAAGTGA
- the thiH gene encoding 2-iminoacetate synthase ThiH, with translation MSFYETLTRLEQLPYESLWQQFQVEDVKRALCKDRLDESDLLALLSPAAEPCLEEIAQRAQRLTRTHFGHVMQLFTPMYLADFCVNHCTYCSFSSIYDFPRKKLTPEEVRQEAIAISSTGLRHLLVLTGESRSDSPASYVKECVEILHEYFPSVSIEVNPLSTEEYRELREAGVDGLTLYQEVYHQETYRKLHVKGPKRVFRNRLDAPERGCQAGFRSVNIGALLGMYDWRQEAFMTAMHARYLQDKYPECEIGLSAPRFRPYLGEFNPDSDVTDRALVQIILAYRLFLPRSGITLSTREPASLRNHLIHLGITKMSAGVSTEVGGHTQDGGTPQFEISDERSVEEITDMLQANGLQPVFKDWDLLRLQA, from the coding sequence ATGAGTTTTTATGAAACACTGACCCGTCTGGAGCAGCTTCCTTACGAGAGCCTATGGCAGCAGTTCCAGGTGGAGGATGTGAAGCGGGCACTATGCAAGGACCGCCTGGATGAAAGCGACCTGCTGGCCCTGCTGTCTCCGGCTGCGGAGCCATGCCTGGAGGAGATAGCCCAGCGTGCGCAGCGGCTGACCCGTACGCATTTCGGGCATGTGATGCAGCTGTTCACACCGATGTATCTGGCCGATTTTTGTGTGAATCACTGCACCTATTGCAGCTTCAGCTCCATTTATGATTTTCCGAGAAAAAAATTGACGCCGGAGGAGGTCAGGCAAGAGGCGATTGCGATCTCCTCCACAGGCCTGCGCCATCTTCTGGTGCTGACCGGCGAATCGCGCAGTGACAGCCCGGCTTCTTATGTGAAGGAATGCGTAGAAATTCTGCACGAGTACTTCCCTTCCGTAAGTATTGAGGTGAATCCGCTGTCCACGGAGGAATACCGGGAGCTTAGAGAGGCGGGAGTGGACGGCTTGACCCTGTATCAGGAGGTTTATCATCAGGAAACGTACCGGAAGCTGCATGTAAAAGGTCCCAAAAGAGTCTTCCGCAACCGGCTGGATGCCCCCGAGCGGGGCTGTCAGGCCGGCTTCCGCTCTGTCAACATCGGTGCGCTCCTTGGGATGTATGATTGGCGGCAGGAGGCATTCATGACCGCGATGCATGCGAGGTATCTGCAGGACAAGTATCCGGAATGCGAAATCGGCTTATCCGCCCCGCGTTTCCGGCCGTATTTGGGGGAATTCAATCCGGATAGCGATGTTACGGACCGGGCGCTGGTGCAGATTATTTTGGCGTACCGCCTGTTTCTGCCCCGTTCCGGCATTACCTTGTCTACCCGGGAGCCTGCCTCGCTGCGTAATCATCTGATCCACCTGGGCATCACCAAAATGTCCGCAGGCGTCTCCACTGAAGTGGGAGGACACACCCAGGATGGCGGAACTCCGCAGTTCGAAATTTCGGATGAACGGAGTGTAGAAGAAATTACGGACATGCTTCAGGCAAACGGCCTGCAGCCGGTCTTCAAGGATTGGGATCTGCTGAGGCTGCAAGCGTAA
- the yfbR gene encoding 5'-deoxynucleotidase, which yields MNYHFSAYLYRLQYIQRWSLMRSTAPENVAQHSFQVALLSHMLCSIGNVHFARSLNADRAAAMALFHDATEVFTGDIATPVKHNNPQLLSSFRDMERIAAERLKGMIPPELTSVYAPLLQPQDSPAGSEDAYLLRYVKAADHLDAYLKCVWEVAAGNREFAAAKAQTAAKLRGLEMPEMEYFLAHMAPGFEMSLDELSAGTDGGQALEDGDTP from the coding sequence TTGAATTACCATTTTTCAGCCTATTTGTACCGGCTTCAGTATATCCAGCGCTGGAGCCTGATGCGCAGCACCGCACCGGAGAACGTGGCACAGCACTCGTTCCAGGTAGCCCTGCTGTCGCATATGCTCTGCTCCATCGGCAACGTCCATTTTGCCCGTTCGCTGAACGCCGACCGGGCGGCTGCAATGGCGCTGTTCCATGACGCCACCGAAGTCTTCACCGGCGATATCGCCACGCCGGTCAAACACAACAACCCGCAACTCCTGTCCAGCTTCCGCGACATGGAACGGATTGCCGCCGAGCGGCTGAAGGGGATGATTCCGCCGGAGCTTACCTCCGTCTATGCGCCGCTCCTGCAGCCGCAGGACAGCCCCGCCGGCTCCGAAGACGCCTATTTGCTGCGTTATGTCAAAGCGGCTGACCATCTTGACGCTTATTTGAAATGCGTCTGGGAGGTCGCCGCAGGCAACCGCGAATTTGCCGCCGCCAAAGCGCAGACCGCCGCGAAGCTGCGCGGGCTTGAGATGCCGGAAATGGAATATTTTCTGGCCCATATGGCCCCCGGCTTCGAGATGTCCCTGGATGAGCTGTCTGCCGGAACTGACGGCGGACAGGCCTTGGAGGACGGGGACACCCCATGA
- a CDS encoding fumarate hydratase: protein MQHFEDSVYDLIVETSTNLPGDVRRAVAKGRALEDRATRSGLALTTIAQNIGMAELQVSPICQDTGMPTFIIHTPVGVNQIEMKKDIHNAIIRATKNGKLRPNSVDSLTGENSGDNLGAGTPVIHFEQWEEAGVDVRLILKGGGCENKNIQYSLPAELEGLGKAGRDLDGIRKCILHSVYQAQGQGCSAGFIGVGIGGDRTTGYELAKKQLFRKVEDVNPNEDLAKLEEYIMENANKLGIGTMGFGGEVTLLGCKIGVMNRLPASFFVSVAYNCWAFRRQGILVDPATGHIQEWLYESGTGISVGAEDGNTAPAAVLEAVGAAAEGADCGVISEDAAILAAPAVLSAAEAEAKLTVKPAEAAAGESREVRLTTPISEEDIRSLRVGDVVILSGEMHTGRDALHKYLMDHDAPVDLDGAVIYHCGPVMLKDEEGWHVKAAGPTTSIREEPYQGDIIKKFGIRAVIGKGGMGPKTLKALQEHGGVYLNAIGGAAQYYAECIKKVNSVDFMEFGIPEAMWHLQVDGFAAIVTMDAHGNSLHADVEKDSAAKLAQFREPVFK from the coding sequence ATGCAGCATTTTGAAGACAGCGTTTATGATCTGATTGTTGAAACCTCCACCAATCTGCCGGGCGATGTGCGCCGGGCAGTAGCCAAAGGACGCGCCCTGGAGGACCGCGCTACCCGTTCCGGTCTCGCACTCACCACCATTGCGCAGAATATCGGCATGGCCGAGCTTCAGGTATCGCCAATCTGCCAGGATACGGGGATGCCGACTTTTATTATTCATACGCCGGTCGGTGTGAATCAGATTGAGATGAAGAAGGATATTCATAACGCCATCATCCGTGCAACCAAAAACGGCAAGCTGCGCCCCAACTCCGTAGACTCGCTGACTGGCGAGAATAGCGGAGATAATCTGGGTGCCGGCACACCGGTAATTCATTTTGAACAGTGGGAAGAAGCTGGGGTGGATGTCCGTCTGATCTTGAAGGGCGGGGGCTGTGAAAACAAGAATATCCAGTACAGCCTCCCGGCGGAACTGGAGGGCCTCGGCAAAGCGGGCCGCGATCTCGACGGTATCCGCAAATGCATCCTTCACTCCGTATATCAGGCACAGGGGCAGGGCTGCAGCGCAGGCTTCATCGGTGTGGGCATCGGCGGGGACCGGACTACAGGGTATGAGCTGGCCAAGAAACAGCTGTTCCGCAAAGTGGAGGATGTCAATCCAAATGAAGATCTCGCTAAGCTGGAAGAGTACATTATGGAGAATGCCAACAAGCTGGGGATCGGCACGATGGGCTTCGGCGGAGAAGTCACGCTCCTGGGCTGCAAAATCGGCGTAATGAACCGGCTTCCGGCCAGCTTTTTTGTCTCCGTGGCCTATAATTGCTGGGCGTTCCGCCGCCAGGGCATCCTGGTTGATCCGGCCACCGGCCATATTCAGGAATGGCTGTATGAGAGCGGCACGGGAATCTCCGTGGGGGCTGAAGACGGCAACACTGCACCTGCAGCTGTGCTTGAGGCAGTGGGCGCCGCTGCCGAAGGAGCAGACTGCGGAGTTATTTCCGAGGATGCGGCGATCCTTGCGGCACCTGCCGTGCTCTCGGCTGCTGAAGCTGAGGCGAAGCTTACCGTGAAGCCTGCGGAGGCTGCGGCGGGGGAATCCCGGGAGGTCCGGCTGACCACGCCGATCAGCGAGGAAGACATCCGCAGCCTGCGGGTGGGCGATGTAGTCATACTCTCTGGAGAAATGCACACCGGCCGCGATGCGCTGCATAAGTATCTGATGGACCATGACGCTCCGGTGGATCTGGACGGGGCGGTAATTTATCATTGCGGTCCGGTCATGCTGAAGGACGAGGAAGGCTGGCATGTAAAAGCGGCAGGTCCGACTACCAGCATCCGTGAAGAGCCGTATCAAGGCGACATTATCAAGAAATTCGGCATCCGTGCTGTCATCGGCAAAGGGGGCATGGGACCGAAGACGCTTAAGGCGCTGCAGGAGCATGGCGGTGTCTATCTCAACGCGATCGGCGGTGCTGCGCAGTATTATGCCGAATGCATCAAGAAGGTAAACAGTGTGGATTTCATGGAATTCGGCATTCCGGAGGCCATGTGGCATTTGCAGGTGGACGGCTTCGCGGCAATTGTGACCATGGATGCGCACGGCAACAGCCTCCATGCTGATGTGGAAAAGGATTCTGCCGCCAAACTGGCGCAGTTCCGGGAACCGGTGTTTAAATAA
- a CDS encoding carbohydrate binding domain-containing protein — protein sequence MKRKLWLVPVMITSIILSITANLFVLPPTQVEAASIGTVTENDTIYQIMVDRFNDGDTSNNATGAAIRYGETSEEDFRYMKGGDWQGVIDKLPYIHNMGYTAIWISPVAEPQVTSRDNNGTGKNTAYHGYNVKNPNAANPYFGTKEKLKELVDSAHALGIKVIIDVVPNHIGDYMLGNQAYYDIPGLQPAAPFNNPAWYHHNGDINWSLVDGRYDQWAQDYMENHDLGGLDDIDLDVPAAKQAIFSSIKGWFDYTGADGARVDAAKLIKPTDIGELQNLLGVNTFGENFDGNAEFVSRWVGNNKEWGMLDFPLFFSVLNSFAYGQSFDSNIKSTLAQDSYYNGNANHMVTFIDNHDRNRFLTEAGGNVDKMQNALSFIFTVRGTPVVFQGTEQNKGNGNGQIMTGGIADTWNRWSMVKRDAGGNVLENYFNENSSTYKHIAKLNEIRKNNPALRTGTQREMWSAQNLYAFSRRIDSGTNVGQEVISVFSNASGGSQTVTLPLRAESTLTAGTVLVNQLNTSDTVTVQSGGATGKQITVTVGANSAKIYSKTQPVVDTVAPSVPSNVTAAVQNASSVLVNWTASTDAVGVTGYEIFRNGVKIGTSATTSYTDNAVASQTNYSYTVKAFDAAGNLSALSAAALVTTPAGNNVTIYYKQGYTTPYIHYRPVGGTWTTAPGLAMPAAEVSGYNKITINIGSATQLEAAFNNGSGTWDSNGGSNYLFGTGTWTYTPTGNIKSGGPVTPTATPTATPTATTTPTPTPTATATPTATPTATPTATTTPTPTPTATATPTATPTATPTATPTATPTATPTATPTATPVGNSVTIYYKNTAFTNSYIHYKLDGSAVWTTSPGEQMQSSSYTGYKAATIQLGSAAGLTAAFNNGSGIWDNNGGSNYHFGAGTWSLVNGSIAAGEPQADSVTFRVSVPGTTPANDPLYLTGSFNSWNAADPAYQLTKGSDGVYSVTLSLPAGTAVQYKITRGSWATVETSSSGADIANRTLTPAGGAQTVNLTVQRWKDQ from the coding sequence ATGAAACGAAAACTATGGCTTGTTCCGGTTATGATTACGTCCATTATTCTGTCTATTACGGCTAATTTGTTTGTGCTTCCACCTACACAGGTTGAGGCAGCCAGCATTGGTACTGTTACTGAAAATGACACGATTTATCAAATTATGGTAGATCGCTTCAATGATGGGGATACCTCCAATAATGCTACGGGTGCCGCTATCCGCTACGGCGAAACCTCGGAGGAGGATTTCCGATATATGAAGGGCGGCGATTGGCAGGGGGTTATAGACAAGCTCCCCTATATTCATAACATGGGGTATACCGCGATTTGGATTTCACCGGTGGCAGAACCGCAGGTGACGAGCCGTGACAACAACGGCACAGGAAAAAACACAGCCTACCACGGTTACAATGTTAAGAACCCCAATGCGGCCAATCCTTACTTTGGAACCAAAGAAAAGCTTAAGGAACTTGTGGATTCCGCGCATGCGCTCGGTATAAAAGTCATTATCGACGTTGTGCCGAATCACATCGGGGACTATATGCTGGGAAATCAGGCTTATTACGATATCCCAGGACTGCAGCCCGCAGCACCGTTCAATAATCCGGCCTGGTATCACCATAATGGCGATATTAACTGGTCACTGGTTGACGGAAGATATGATCAATGGGCTCAGGATTATATGGAGAATCACGATCTTGGCGGGCTGGATGATATCGATCTTGATGTTCCTGCAGCCAAACAGGCAATATTCAGCTCCATTAAAGGGTGGTTTGACTACACGGGGGCGGACGGTGCGCGCGTGGATGCCGCCAAGCTGATCAAGCCGACGGATATTGGTGAACTCCAGAACCTCCTGGGAGTTAATACGTTTGGTGAGAATTTTGACGGCAATGCCGAATTTGTCTCCCGCTGGGTAGGCAACAACAAGGAGTGGGGCATGCTGGATTTCCCGCTGTTCTTCTCGGTGTTGAACAGTTTCGCTTATGGACAGTCCTTTGACTCCAACATTAAGAGCACACTTGCTCAGGATTCTTATTACAACGGAAATGCGAACCATATGGTTACCTTTATCGATAATCATGACCGCAACCGCTTCTTGACGGAAGCTGGAGGCAATGTAGACAAAATGCAGAACGCATTGTCCTTTATCTTTACAGTCCGTGGAACACCGGTAGTTTTTCAGGGTACTGAACAAAATAAAGGCAACGGCAACGGCCAGATTATGACAGGCGGAATCGCCGATACTTGGAACCGCTGGTCGATGGTGAAGCGGGATGCGGGCGGCAATGTTTTGGAGAACTATTTTAATGAGAATTCCAGCACTTATAAGCATATTGCCAAACTGAATGAAATCCGCAAAAATAACCCGGCGCTGCGCACAGGCACCCAGCGTGAAATGTGGTCAGCCCAGAATCTGTATGCCTTCTCGCGCCGTATAGACAGCGGAACCAATGTGGGACAGGAAGTCATTTCTGTGTTCAGCAATGCATCCGGCGGCTCACAGACGGTTACGCTTCCGCTGCGTGCAGAAAGCACCCTAACTGCAGGAACAGTCCTAGTTAACCAACTAAATACTTCCGACACGGTGACTGTGCAGTCAGGTGGTGCAACCGGCAAGCAAATTACCGTAACAGTGGGAGCGAATTCAGCTAAAATCTATTCCAAAACACAGCCGGTAGTAGATACCGTGGCTCCGTCTGTTCCAAGCAATGTAACAGCCGCCGTGCAGAACGCATCCAGTGTGCTTGTCAATTGGACAGCTTCTACTGATGCCGTCGGGGTTACCGGTTATGAAATTTTCCGTAATGGAGTCAAAATCGGCACATCTGCAACCACATCGTATACAGATAATGCTGTGGCATCGCAGACCAATTACAGCTATACGGTAAAAGCTTTTGACGCCGCAGGGAACCTGTCGGCTCTCAGCGCAGCGGCGCTGGTGACCACTCCTGCCGGAAATAATGTAACGATCTATTACAAGCAAGGCTACACTACACCTTACATTCACTACCGTCCTGTTGGCGGAACCTGGACGACAGCACCCGGACTGGCTATGCCAGCAGCCGAGGTGTCCGGCTATAACAAGATCACGATCAATATCGGCTCCGCCACCCAGTTGGAGGCCGCTTTTAACAATGGCAGCGGCACCTGGGACAGCAACGGCGGGAGCAACTATCTGTTTGGCACCGGCACCTGGACCTATACACCGACCGGAAATATCAAATCGGGCGGACCGGTGACACCAACGGCCACACCAACAGCCACGCCGACTGCGACAACCACACCAACGCCGACACCGACAGCAACGGCTACGCCAACGGCCACACCAACAGCCACGCCGACTGCGACAACCACACCAACGCCGACACCGACAGCAACGGCTACGCCAACAGCCACACCAACGGCAACGCCAACAGCGACGCCGACAGCCACACCAACGGCAACACCGACTGCTACACCTACAGCGACACCTGTTGGCAATTCAGTGACCATTTATTACAAGAACACAGCATTTACGAACTCCTATATTCATTATAAGCTGGACGGTTCGGCAGTATGGACCACTTCGCCGGGAGAGCAGATGCAGTCATCATCTTACACGGGCTATAAGGCAGCTACGATCCAACTGGGCAGTGCCGCAGGCCTGACCGCCGCCTTTAACAATGGCAGCGGGATCTGGGACAACAATGGCGGCAGCAATTATCACTTTGGAGCAGGCACGTGGAGCCTGGTGAACGGCAGCATTGCAGCAGGAGAACCGCAGGCGGACAGCGTGACTTTCCGGGTGAGCGTGCCGGGCACAACCCCTGCAAACGATCCGCTGTACTTAACCGGCAGCTTCAACAGCTGGAACGCAGCAGACCCTGCATACCAATTGACCAAAGGCAGCGACGGAGTCTATTCCGTCACATTGAGCCTGCCCGCAGGCACGGCGGTGCAATACAAGATCACACGCGGAAGCTGGGCTACAGTGGAGACCAGCTCAAGCGGTGCGGATATTGCGAACCGGACGCTGACACCAGCCGGAGGAGCGCAGACTGTAAACCTGACCGTACAGCGCTGGAAGGATCAATAA
- the pnpS gene encoding two-component system histidine kinase PnpS, with protein sequence MRPFRIRLTFILMALIGISMIGAGITMAKLFKDSHISALEENMSREIKLLSGTFQFTDTDSPGAVSYYTEQAEHIAKLTNSRITFITKDGKVIGDSEKNPLEMDNHSTREEEVLAAKEGIGRAIRYSDTLNREMLYVAGAVVSDQGFDGYIRLSMALNAVTEGLNRAWMIMAGGLVLLFIAATFVSYKVASSMTSPLEQITRVARRITDLDYDARVPMNRRDEIGQLATAINAMADSLQAQLKTIRDNEDLLQSVLDNMTGGIVMINAEGEIALLNRAAERLLDVKNSEMAGHSFKELKHHYELTRLIEEGVSRNEAVHEERSIYNPTERIVRLDGVPMIQDGSNRGMLFLLQEVTEIRRLEKMRSEFVANVSHELKTPVAAVKGFAETLLGGGVKDEKTARSFLQIIYDENERLNRLIGDILELSKIESKRAQLECSPVHLIEFFDSLLETLSKVAEKKNISLNATVPEELFMEGDEDKLRQIFINLISNAINYTQDGGSVNVNVVNGQKADGTETVVFTVRDTGMGIPRKDLPRIFERFYRVDKARSRSSGGTGLGLSIVKHLVELHHGSISVESDLGIGSSFILELPLLQEGSH encoded by the coding sequence ATGAGACCGTTTCGCATTCGTCTTACATTCATACTAATGGCCTTGATCGGCATATCCATGATCGGTGCCGGTATCACCATGGCCAAGCTGTTTAAGGATTCGCATATTTCCGCGCTGGAAGAGAACATGTCCCGGGAAATAAAGCTGCTCTCCGGCACCTTCCAGTTTACAGACACGGACAGTCCGGGGGCAGTCAGCTACTATACGGAGCAGGCAGAACATATTGCCAAGCTAACCAATTCACGGATTACTTTTATTACTAAGGACGGCAAGGTCATCGGAGACTCCGAGAAAAATCCGCTGGAGATGGACAACCATTCCACCCGCGAAGAGGAAGTGCTGGCGGCAAAAGAAGGAATCGGCCGTGCGATCCGGTACAGTGACACGCTTAACCGCGAGATGCTGTATGTAGCCGGCGCCGTTGTTTCCGATCAGGGCTTCGATGGTTATATCCGTCTTTCCATGGCTCTGAACGCGGTCACCGAGGGCTTGAACCGGGCGTGGATGATCATGGCGGGCGGACTGGTGCTGCTGTTCATTGCAGCTACCTTTGTAAGCTACAAGGTTGCCTCCAGCATGACCTCTCCGCTTGAGCAGATTACACGGGTAGCCCGGAGAATTACAGATCTGGACTATGATGCCAGAGTTCCAATGAACCGCAGGGACGAAATCGGGCAGCTTGCAACAGCGATTAATGCTATGGCTGACAGCCTGCAAGCTCAGCTCAAGACGATACGTGACAACGAAGACCTCCTGCAGAGCGTGCTGGATAATATGACAGGCGGCATCGTAATGATTAATGCAGAAGGTGAGATCGCGCTTTTGAACCGGGCTGCGGAGCGGCTGCTGGATGTGAAGAACAGCGAGATGGCCGGCCACTCCTTCAAGGAGCTTAAGCATCACTATGAGCTGACCCGGTTGATTGAGGAAGGGGTCTCCCGCAATGAGGCAGTTCATGAAGAGCGGAGTATCTATAATCCTACCGAACGGATCGTGCGGCTCGACGGTGTGCCCATGATTCAAGACGGCTCGAACAGGGGGATGCTGTTTCTGCTGCAGGAGGTGACGGAAATCCGCCGCCTGGAGAAAATGCGCAGCGAGTTTGTAGCCAACGTCTCCCATGAACTGAAGACTCCGGTCGCTGCCGTCAAGGGCTTTGCGGAGACGCTGCTTGGTGGCGGGGTCAAGGATGAGAAGACCGCGCGCTCTTTTCTGCAGATTATTTATGATGAGAATGAGCGGCTCAACCGGCTGATTGGTGACATTCTGGAGTTATCCAAAATAGAATCCAAACGGGCGCAGCTTGAATGCTCTCCTGTGCATCTCATTGAGTTCTTTGATTCTCTGCTGGAAACGCTTAGCAAGGTGGCTGAGAAGAAAAATATCAGCCTGAACGCAACAGTTCCCGAAGAGCTGTTCATGGAGGGGGATGAGGACAAGCTGCGCCAGATCTTCATCAATCTGATCTCCAATGCTATCAATTACACGCAGGATGGCGGAAGTGTGAATGTCAACGTGGTGAACGGCCAGAAGGCTGATGGTACGGAGACAGTCGTTTTTACCGTCAGAGATACCGGTATGGGGATACCGCGCAAGGATCTGCCGAGGATCTTTGAGAGATTCTACCGGGTGGACAAAGCCAGATCAAGAAGCTCCGGCGGAACCGGACTCGGACTGTCGATCGTCAAGCACCTGGTCGAACTGCATCACGGCTCGATTTCAGTAGAAAGCGACCTGGGAATCGGCAGCTCCTTTATCCTGGAGCTTCCTCTCCTGCAGGAAGGTTCACACTGA
- a CDS encoding response regulator transcription factor, with protein sequence MAQRLLVIEDEPTLSRLLSYNLTQEGYEVTVEDHGTAGYDRAAREPFDLIVLDLMLPGMNGIDILDKLRGQGIRTPVIVLTAKNAEEDVVRGLKSGADDYITKPFGVSELLARVSAVLRRISGLAEEVQPETAVSASTIILGQLEIYPERYEVSLGGQSINLRPKEFEVLLYLARKPGVVLTRDDLMNAVWGFDYIGGQRTVDVHVSSLRKKLELDPESVHIDSIRGVGYKLVVNKKRTPVI encoded by the coding sequence ATGGCACAACGATTGCTTGTCATTGAAGACGAACCGACACTGTCCCGGCTGCTGTCGTATAACTTGACGCAGGAAGGCTACGAAGTCACAGTGGAGGATCATGGAACAGCAGGGTACGACCGTGCGGCTAGAGAACCTTTTGACTTAATCGTACTGGATTTGATGCTGCCGGGGATGAACGGGATTGATATTCTGGATAAGCTGCGCGGCCAGGGCATCCGCACGCCGGTAATTGTACTGACGGCCAAAAATGCCGAAGAGGATGTAGTCAGAGGGCTGAAATCAGGAGCTGATGACTACATAACCAAGCCCTTTGGCGTATCGGAGCTGCTTGCCCGTGTCAGTGCGGTACTGCGGCGGATCTCCGGCCTTGCCGAGGAAGTTCAGCCGGAAACCGCAGTGTCCGCATCAACTATTATCCTGGGACAGCTGGAGATCTATCCCGAGCGGTATGAGGTCTCACTGGGCGGACAGAGCATCAATCTGCGGCCCAAGGAATTTGAGGTTCTGCTGTATCTGGCCCGCAAGCCGGGGGTAGTGCTGACGCGTGATGATCTAATGAATGCTGTCTGGGGTTTTGACTACATCGGCGGGCAGCGTACAGTGGATGTGCATGTCAGCTCCCTGCGCAAAAAGCTGGAGCTGGACCCGGAATCGGTGCATATCGATTCCATTCGCGGCGTAGGCTATAAACTCGTAGTGAACAAAAAAAGAACGCCAGTCATTTAA